One part of the Microlunatus elymi genome encodes these proteins:
- the leuA gene encoding 2-isopropylmalate synthase: MSSTTPTDGVRRTGPSITTQQPSPMPFGRYRAFTPVDLPDRTWPNKTITKAPRWLSTDLRDGNQALIDPMTPTRKMRMFELLVRMGYKEIEVGFPSASETDFSFVRQLIEQDKVPEDVTISVLTQAREDLIERTTESLIGVHHANIHLYNALAPLFRRVVFRASKDEIKDIAVRGTQMVMKYSEANLAKTEIGYEYSPEIFTNTELPFSAEVCEAVSDVWQPADGREIILNLPATVESATPNVYADQIEWFIRQLTRREVTTVSLHPHNDRGTAVAATELAVMAGADRVEGCLFGHGERTGNVDLVTLGMNLFSQGVDPKIDFSRLDEIRRTVEYCTNLPVGPRHPWAGELVYTAFSGSHQDAIKKGLEDLEKKAAEQGIGMHEIDWEAPYLPIDPFDVGRTYEAVIRVNSQSGKGGVAYIMKSEHQLDLPRRLQIEFSRVVQAQTDEEGGELSPAQIGEAFTQTYLEQHDPLDVVSVTNRTGTDGRTELEATVRDHGREVTISGEGNGPVSAFVDAIAGLGYRVRVLDYHEHALSQGGDALAAAYVECEVGDGADAQVVWGVGRDANIVSASLKAVAGAVNRA; this comes from the coding sequence ATGAGCAGCACCACCCCCACCGACGGCGTACGACGTACCGGCCCGTCCATCACCACCCAGCAGCCGAGCCCGATGCCCTTTGGCCGCTATCGCGCCTTCACGCCGGTCGATCTGCCCGATCGGACCTGGCCGAACAAGACCATCACCAAGGCCCCGCGCTGGTTGTCCACCGACCTCCGCGACGGCAATCAGGCGCTGATCGATCCGATGACGCCGACACGCAAGATGCGGATGTTCGAGCTGCTGGTGCGGATGGGCTACAAGGAGATCGAGGTCGGCTTCCCGTCGGCCAGCGAGACCGACTTCAGCTTCGTACGCCAGTTGATCGAGCAGGACAAGGTGCCCGAGGACGTCACCATCTCGGTGTTGACCCAGGCCCGTGAGGACCTGATCGAACGCACCACCGAGTCGCTGATCGGCGTGCATCACGCCAACATCCACCTCTACAACGCCTTGGCGCCGCTGTTTCGGCGGGTGGTGTTCCGCGCCAGCAAGGACGAGATCAAGGACATCGCCGTCCGCGGCACCCAGATGGTGATGAAGTATTCCGAGGCCAATCTGGCCAAGACCGAGATCGGCTACGAGTACAGCCCCGAGATCTTCACCAACACCGAGTTGCCGTTCTCCGCCGAGGTCTGCGAGGCGGTGTCCGACGTCTGGCAGCCGGCCGACGGCCGGGAGATCATCCTGAACCTGCCGGCGACGGTGGAGTCGGCGACGCCGAACGTGTACGCCGACCAGATCGAGTGGTTCATCCGGCAGTTGACCCGGCGCGAGGTGACCACGGTCAGCCTGCATCCGCACAACGATCGCGGCACCGCGGTCGCGGCGACCGAGTTGGCCGTGATGGCCGGCGCCGACCGGGTCGAGGGTTGCCTCTTCGGTCACGGCGAACGGACCGGCAATGTTGATCTTGTCACCCTGGGCATGAACCTGTTCAGCCAAGGAGTGGATCCCAAGATCGACTTCTCACGCCTAGACGAGATTCGTCGGACGGTGGAGTACTGCACCAACCTCCCCGTCGGTCCTCGACATCCCTGGGCCGGCGAACTGGTCTACACCGCCTTCTCCGGCTCCCACCAGGACGCGATCAAGAAGGGCTTGGAGGATCTGGAGAAGAAGGCCGCCGAGCAGGGGATCGGGATGCACGAGATCGATTGGGAGGCGCCCTACCTGCCGATCGATCCCTTCGACGTCGGCCGGACCTACGAGGCCGTGATCCGGGTCAACTCGCAGTCCGGCAAGGGCGGCGTCGCCTACATCATGAAGAGCGAGCATCAACTCGACCTGCCGCGTCGGCTGCAGATCGAATTCTCCCGAGTGGTACAGGCGCAGACCGACGAGGAGGGTGGCGAGCTCAGCCCGGCCCAGATCGGCGAGGCCTTCACCCAGACCTACCTGGAGCAGCACGATCCGCTGGACGTGGTCAGTGTCACCAACCGGACCGGGACCGACGGTCGGACCGAGCTGGAGGCGACCGTTCGTGATCATGGTCGGGAGGTGACGATCAGTGGTGAGGGCAACGGCCCGGTGTCCGCCTTCGTCGACGCCATCGCGGGCCTCGGATATCGTGTCCGCGTGCTCGACTACCACGAACACGCGCTCAGTCAGGGCGGCGATGCACTGGCTGCGGCGTACGTCGAGTGCGAGGTCGGCGACGGTGCGGATGCCCAGGTTGTGTGGGGTGTCGGCCGCGACGCCAACATCGTGTCCGCATCGCTCAAAGCCGTTGCAGGAGCCGTGAACAGAGCGTGA